The following coding sequences are from one Triticum dicoccoides isolate Atlit2015 ecotype Zavitan chromosome 4A, WEW_v2.0, whole genome shotgun sequence window:
- the LOC119288420 gene encoding disease resistance protein Pik-2-like: MEFVVGASEATMRSLLGKLGGLLAQEYTLIRGVRGDIQYINDELASMQAFLGDLSSALDDHDRRLKNWMKQIRDMAYDMEDCIDDFAHRLPQDSLSDARCSFIVTIVYEMWTFWPRRDIASKIAELKVRAQYIAKRRNRYGVNNPNPRTSSGAGATHAVTYGIAEHLVASRQLIRTENPVGVKVDMKKLGGWLAKHDKGSRRAVVSLIGFGGVGKTTIAMALYQDFRNEFDCRASVTVSQNFDEDEVLRDVLGQIKPADSQIKTKEEVQEGSNAGKVEKKSLVTGIKSSVKRVVPLLSGHRPQSNDGSMQNKIETMNRDQLIEELKKRLLGRRYLLLIDDIWSVQTWETIRNWLPHDNNNDSRVIVTTRFQAVGAACSERDGTDYLHTVNALSDPDSKSLFHQGVSESPSSQERKRMDTRSQAVGAESSEGDGTDHLHSADVPSDANAKGPFDDRVSDPQRSKEREIEEVHEEIWKYCGGLPLAIVTMAGLVACNPTRNNDHWSKVCKSLFPEQVAPLTLEGVTRILDYCYNDWPADLKTCSLYLSIFPKGSKVSKKRLTRRWISECFVAEKQGLSAEEVAETYFNQLVSRKIIRPVDHSSNGKVKSFKVHDMILEYIVSKSSEENFITVVGGHWLMPTPSNKVRRLSMQSSGSKHGNSTKGMNLSQVRSLTAFGSQNRRLPFHSFNNGIIQVLDLEGWKGLTDKHMNGICKMLVLKYLSLRRTEVSEIPSKIEKLQYLETLDIRETNVGVLPKAFGQLKQLRSMLGGNKNTKKALKLPHEKNKEPMKALRILSGIEIDEDSSAVASLHQLTGLRKLAIYKLNIREGGQTFKQLRSSIEYLCSCGLQTLAINDESSNFINSLDTMTTPPRYIIGLELSGKMERPPKWIKELNNLYKLTLSVTVLRTDTFKLIQDLPKLFTLTFTLSVAKDDRDIVDILEENKQLTDREIIFPPGGFKSLKLLRFFATMVPRLSFAVTGREVMPALERIDMQFEAFEGIYGIETLKSLQEVHLSVGNQADEITKFLVQDLKDTPKYLDEKYASKWPKIITE; the protein is encoded by the exons GGCCTTTCTTGGCGACCTCAGCTCTGCCCTGGATGACCACGATCGCCGGCTCAAGAACTGGATGAAGCAGATTCGTGACATGGCATACGACATGGAAGACTGCATCGATGACTTTGCTCATCGCCTCCCTCAGGACTCTCTCAGCGATGCAAGATGCTCCTTCATCGTGACGATAGTCTACGAGATGTGGACGTTCTGGCCTCGCCGTGACATTGCCTCCAAGATTGCCGAGCTCAAGGTCCGGGCACAGTACATTGCTAAGAGGCGCAACAGATATGGAGTGAACAACCCAAACCCAAGAACAAGCTCCGGAGCCGGAGCAACCCATGCTGTTACGTATGGCATTGCTGAGCATTTGGTGGCGAGCCGTCAGCTCATCCGCACAGAGAACCCCGTGGGAGTGAAGGTGGACATGAAGAAGCTCGGAGGTTGGCTAGCCAAACATGATAAAGGCTCTCGTCGAGCTGTTGTGTCATTGATTGGATTTGGTGGTGTGGGAAAGACCACCATTGCCATGGCACTGTACCAAGATTTCAGGAATGAATTTGACTGCCGTGCATCAGTCACGGTGTCTCAGAACTTTGATGAAGATGAAGTCCTAAGGGATGTTCTTGGGCAAATCAAGCCAGCAGACAGTCAAATCAAGACAAAGGAGGAGGTGCAGGAGGGCAGCAACGCAGGGAAGGTGGAGAAGAAGAGCCTAGTGACAGGTATTAAAAGCTCAGTTAAGCGAGTTGTGCCACTGCTCTCTGGTCACAGGCCGCAAAGCAATGATGGCAGCATGCAGAATAAGATAGAAACAATGAATCGTGACCAGCTTATTGAAGAACTCAAAAAGCGCCTGCTTGGAAGGAG GTATCTCCTCTTGATTGATGATATATGGTCTGTACAAACATGGGAGACCATTAGAAATTGGTTGCCACATGATAATAATAATGATAGCAGAGTAATAGTAACTACAAGATTTCAAGCTGTTGGTGCGGCTTGCTCAGAAAGAGATGGAACTGATTATCTGCATACAGTTAATGCCCTAAGTGATCCCGACTCCAAAAGTCTATTTCATCAGGGTGTTTCTGAATCCCCAAGCAGCCAAGAAAGAAAAAGAATGGATACAAGATCTCAAGCTGTTGGTGCTGAGTCCTCTGAAGGAGATGGAACAGATCATCTGCATTCAGCCGATGTCCCAAGTGATGCCAATGCCAAAGGTCCGTTCGATGACCGTGTTTCTGATCCACAGAGAAGCAAAGAAAGGGAGATAGAAGAGGTCCATGAGGAGATATGGAAATATTGTGGGGGGCTGCCTTTGGCCATAGTCACCATGGCTGGCCTTGTGGCTTGCAACCCAACAAGAAACAACGATCATTGGAGTAAAGTTTGCAAGTCATTATTTCCAGAGCAGGTGGCTCCCCTTACATTGGAGGGGGTCACAAGGATACTTGATTATTGCTATAATGATTGGCCAGCAGATCTCAAGACCTGCTCATTGTATCTGAGCATATTCCCCAAGGGCTCGAAAGTTAGTAAGAAGCGTCTGACCCGGCGATGGATATCAGAATGTTTCGTCGCTGAGAAGCAAGGGCTGAGTGCAGAGGAAGTGGCAGAAACATACTTCAATCAGCTTGTAAGCAGGAAGATAATACGCCCTGTGGATCACAGCAGCAACGGGAAGGTAAAATCCTTTAAAGTTCATGACATGATCCTGGAATATATCGTGTCCAAGTCAAGCGAAGAGAATTTTATTACTGTTGTTGGTGGACATTGGTTGATGCCAACTCCTAGCAACAAAGTCCGTCGACTCTCCATGCAAAGCAGTGGTTCCAAGCATGGGAATTCAACAAAAGGCATGAACTTGTCTCAAGTGCGGTCACTGACAGCGTTTGGAAGCCAGAACAGACGGCTCCCTTTCCATTCGTTCAACAATGGAATAATACAAGTGCTAGATCTTGAGGGCTGGAAGGGTTTGACAGATAAGCATATGAATGGCATATGTAAAATGCTCGTGTTGAAGTATTTGAGCCTCCGACGAACAGAGGTTTCTGAGATTCCATCAAAGATTGAGAAGCTCCAGTATCTAGAAACTCTTGACATAAGGGAGACAAATGTCGGGGTGCTGCCAAAAGCTTTTGGACAGCTCAAACAGCTCCGTAGCATGCTTGGAGGGAACAAAAACACAAAGAAGGCTTTGAAGTTGCCACATGAGAAGAACAAGGAGCCGATGAAAGCACTTCGTATCTTGTCAGGGATTGAGATCGATGAGGACTCATCAGCTGTAGCAAGCCTTCATCAGCTGACAGGGCTAAGGAAACTTGCCATTTACAAGCTCAATATAAGGGAGGGCGGTCAAACCTTCAAACAATTACGCTCCTCCATTGAGTACCTCTGTAGCTGCGGTCTGCAGACATTGGCAATCAATGATGAGAGCTCTAATTTTATCAACTCACTAGACACCATGACCACTCCTCCCAGATACATCATCGGCCTAGAGTTGTCTGGCAAGATGGAAAGGCCCCCAAAGTGGATCAAAGAACTCAATAACCTCTATAAGCTGACCCTTTCTGTGACAGTTCTTCGGACTGATACTTTCAAGCTCATCCAGGACCTGCCCAAATTGTTTACGCTCACCTTTACACTCAGCGTAGCCAAAGATGATAGGGACATAGTGGACATTCTTGAGGAAAATAAACAGCTTACCGACAGGGAGATCATTTTTCCACCTGGGGGATTCAAGAGTCTAAAGCTGCTTCGCTTCTTTGCAACTATGGTGCCAAGGCTGAGCTTTGCAGTTACTGGAAGGGAGGTAATGCCAGCACTGGAGAGGATTGATATGCAGTTTGAAGCCTTTGAAGGGATTTACGGCATTGAGACTCTCAAAAGCCTCCAAGAGGTGCATCTCAGTGTTGGTAATCAAGCAGATGAAATAACCAAGTTCTTGGTACAAGATTTGAAGGACACCCCCAAGTACTTGGATGAAAAGTACGCCAGCAAGTGGCCAAAGATAATCACCGAGTGA